From Amia ocellicauda isolate fAmiCal2 chromosome 12, fAmiCal2.hap1, whole genome shotgun sequence, a single genomic window includes:
- the rnf4 gene encoding E3 ubiquitin-protein ligase RNF4: protein MILVQDQFSVIPFSETMSTTQRKRRSGGSSSSRRSSKRTREMSAPPEMETETIEVLADSMLSSEEVVDLTCEGSEPAVVDLTNTDSVVIVDEGPRGRRGAGGESYVLSSDEEEDISGATMPAFLASLESNSRTRATPGTISCPICMDTYGEIIESGRLIVSTKCGHLFCSQCIRDALKKSATCPACRKKLNHKQYHPIYI from the exons ATGATACTTGTACAAGATCAGTTTTCAGTAATACCCTTTTCAGAAACCATGAGCACA ACCCAAAGAAAGCGGCGCAGTGGCGGTTCCTCGAGTTCCAGAAGGTCGAGTAAGAGGACCAGAGAGATGAGCGCGCCTCCTGAAATGGAGACGGAAACCATAGAAGTGCTGGCGGACAGCATGTTGTCCA gCGAGGAGGTTGTGGATCTGACTTGTGAAGGCTCGGAACCAGCTGTGGTTGACCTCACTAATACAGATTCTGTTGTG ATTGTAGATGAAG GTCCGCGGGGGCGCCGTGGAGCGGGCGGCGAGAGCTACGTCCTGAGCAGcgatgaggaggaggacatcAGTGGTGCCACCATGCCGGCCTTCCTCGCCTCCCTGGAGAGCAACAGCAGGACTAG AGCCACACCTGGGACAATTAGCTGTCCAATCTGCATGGACACTTATGGAGAG ATCATCGAAAGTGGGCGGCTAATAGTCTCGACCAAATGCGGACACCTCTTCTGCAGCCAGTGCATCCGTGACGCCCTCAAAAAATCCGCCACTTGTCCCGCCTGCAGGAAGAAACTCAACCACAAACAGTACCACCCCATTTACATCTGA